The Bacteroidota bacterium genome segment TTTAATCCGCGTTGAAAATATTGAAAAGACTCAGAAATAGAATCCATCGATAAGTAAAACTCTCCGATATTGATCAAAGCCAATGCCTTTCCATTGGGATAGTTAGTTGATTCTGAAAGACTATAGGCCAGCTGGGCAAATGAATCAGATTTTTCAATATCCATGAACTGATATTGAATAGCTATTTGATTGAGTATGTCAATTTTTTCTTTTCCTTTGGCACTTTCAAGTTGAAATTCTAGTGAATCGGAACTTGAAGATGCTAGAACTGGAATTGAAAACAGAAGACCTACAATTATGTAGTTTACATTATAAAGCAAGTATTTAATCAATTTCTTTCGATTTGATTCAAAACAAAATTAATCTGTCAGCACCATTATTATATGAAATTAATTGGAAACATATTAACATCTACCATTAATGCTTGTACAGTATTAGTTTATTCGTTTCAATAGAGAAAAGTTACTGCAAGAATTAAATTAAATCAGGTATCATAGTTGAAATGCTAATATTCTGCTTCCGAAAGTATGCTTTACAAATCAATCATCATGCATTAGCCTATTAATTGATAGGATTTTAGGTGAAGTATTCTTTTCCGTATTATTAACCGGAGCTCAGCTTATTATATTTTATCGAATCTTATTTGTTGCGATTAGTCTAAATTTGATCTCTTAAAAACAATATTATCAAGCATATGAGTGATTTCAAAGCAGGATTTGTAAATATATTCGGATACCCTAATGCAGGTAAATCAACACTGACAAATGCATTTATTGGAGAAGAAATATCAATCGTTACAAAAAAAGTTCAAACTACTCGGCAGCGATTGCTTGGTTTGTTAACGACTAAAGAATTTCAGATTGTATTTTCAGATACACCCGGTATATTGGATCCACATTATGAACTTCAAAAGACAATGATGTCGGACATTGAAGGCGCCTTTGAAGATGCCGACATTATTCTGTATATCACCGAGCTTAACGATAATTTCGATAAGCATTTACCCTATGTAGAAAAGATAAAAAAGCTAAATGTTCCCTTTTATTTATTAATTAATAAAATTGATTTAGGTGAACAGAAAAAGCTCGAGCAAAAAGTTGAAGCTTGGGAGAAATATGTTGATAAAAAGCAAATAGTGCCCATATCGGCATTGCACAAATTCAACGTTATTACCTTGTTAGAAGAAATAAAGAATCAGCTTCCTGTGCATGAGGCATTTTATGCAGATGATATTTTAACCGATAAAAGCGAGCGATATATTGCTTCAGAAATGATCAGAAAGCAAATATTTCTTAACTATGAACAGGAAATCCCCTATTCAACCGAAGTAGTGGTGAGTTCATTTAAAGAAGAAGAGAAAATCATTTACATCAATGCTGATATTTATGTTAGCAGAAGGACTCAAAAGCCTATCATTATTGGGAAAGGTGGTAAGATGTTAAAGATAGTAGGAACCGAATCAAGAAAAGAAATGGAATTGTTCTTTAACAAAAAAGTATACCTTGAGTTATATGTCAGAATCAAAGAAAACTGGCGTAACAAACCAGAAGACTTGCGCAGGTTTGGCTATAAACATTAAGCACAAAATGCTGTTTATGAAATAACAGCAATTGCTAATAAATAAATTTTTAAATTCGCAATCCTTTAGTATTATTATAAATCAAAAATTTGAATAGATGAGCTGGTTTACTTCAACATTAACCTCGTCAATTGGTAAGAAATTGATCATGTCGTTGGCAGGACTATTTCTGATCACTTTTCTCCTGGTTCACTTGGGAATTAATTTGCTGGTTTTATTAGAAGACAATATGTACTTCAATAAAGCAGCACATTTTATGGGTACAAACATCTTGATTAAGATATTTGAGTTTGTGCTTTTCGGAGGCTTTATCATACATGTTATCTATGCCTTGATTTTGCAGGTTCAAAACTGGTTAGCCCGGCCTGTGCGATATAAAGTAGAAAATCTGACCAATCAAACATCCTTCTTTTCCAAGTATATGATTCATACTGCCATTATAATTGGGGTGTTTTTGGCCATTCATTTAGCCGATTTTTATATCAAGGCAAAATTTCTGGGAGAAATAGGTGATGTTTTTTATGGAGGTAAAGAATACCACGACATGGCTGCTCTCATTGAAGCTAAATTTTTGTTGGGAGGCTTTGTGATTTTCTACATCATCGCTTTACTATTTCTGGCATTTCATTTAAATCACGGTTTCCAGTCTGCTTTCCAAACATTGGGTATCGAGCATAAAAAATACACCCCATTTATTAAACTATTGGGTGTTTTATATTCCATATTAGTTCCTCTGGGATATGCTATTATTCCACTAATAATCTATTTTGGTAAGTAATCATCAAAGAAATATTTGACATGGTTAAAATAAATTCAAAGACACCAGAAGGGCCAATTGAAAAAAAATGGTCTAATTATAAAGCTCATCAGGCATTGGTAAATCCTGCTAACAAGCGAAAAATTGATATTATAGTAATAGGAACCGGATTAGCAGGAGCTTCTGCTGCTGCAAGTCTGGGAGAACTTGGCTTTAACGTCAAGAATTTTTGCTTTCAGGACAGTCCTCGAAGAGCGCATAGTATTGCCGCTCAGGGTGGAATAAATGCTGCTAAAAATTACCCGAATGATGGCGATAGTGTTTATCGCTTATTTTACGATACCGTAAAAGGTGGTGATTATCGGGCTCGCGAATCAAATGTATATCGTTTGGCTGAAGTGAGCAACAGCATTATTGATCAATGTGTTGCTCAAGGAGTTCCTTTTGCAAGAGAATATAGTGGAATGCTTGATAACCGTTCATTTGGCGGTGCTCAGGTTTCCAGAACTTTTTATGCCCGTGGCCAAACCGGACAACAATTATTGTTGGGTGCATACGGTGCATTATCCAAAGAAATTAGTAAAGGCAGTGTGAAAATGTACACACGCCACGAAATGCTTGACCTTGTTGTTGTTGAAGGTCGTGCTCGTGGAATAATTGCTCGCAACTTGATTACAGGCGAATTAGAAAGACATTCTGCACATGCAGTTGTTATAGCTACCGGTGGTTATGGAAACGTATTTTTCTTGTCGACCAATGCCATGGGATCCAATGTTACTGCTGCATGGAAAGTTTATAAAAAAGGCTCATTTTTTGGAAATCCTAGCTTTACACAAATTCATCCAACCTGCATACCCGTTCATGGTGATTTTCAATCTAAACTTACTCTAATGAGTGAAAGTTTGCGAAATGATGGTCGGATATGGGTTCCTAAAAATAAGGAAGATGTTGAGCGATTAAGAAAAGGAGAAATAAAACCAAAAGACTTAAGCGAGGAGCAAAGAGATTATTATCTCGAAAGAAGATATCCTGCTTTTGGAAACTTAGTTCCCCGAGATGTTGCTTCACGTGCAGCCAAAGAAAGATGCGATGGTGGATATGGTGTTGGAGAAACTGGCTTAGCTGTTTATCTTGATTTTGCATCAGCTATTGAAAGATTAGGGAAGGATGTAATTGAAGCTCGATATGGCAACTTATTCCAGATGTATCATAAGATCGTTGATGAAAATCCGTATGAAACCCCTATGATGATTTATCCTGCTGTTCATTATACCATGGGTGGTATTTGGGTCGATTATGAACTTCAAACTTCAGTGCCGGGTTTATTTGCTATTGGAGAAGCCAATTTTTCTGATCATGGAGCAAACCGATTGGGAGCATCTGCACTTATGCAAGGCTTAGCTGATGGATATTTTGTTTTGCCATTTACCATTCAATCGTATTTGTCAGATCAAATTGGAGTTCCACGCTATTCGACCGAACTTCCTGAGTTTGCAGAAGCAGAAAAAGCCACTCACGAGCGTTTGGAGAAATTAATCAATGTTAAGGGAACACATACTGTTGATCATTTCCACAAACTTCTTGGTAAGATCATGTGGGAACATGTTGGTATGTCCAGAAATAAAGAAGGACTTGCTCATGCGATCAAAGCAATACAAGAATTGAAAGAAGAATTTTGGAAAGATGTTCGTATTCCGGGTGAATTGAAAGAAGTGAATACTGAGCTGGAAAAAGCAGCCCGAGTTGCTGATTTCTTTGAATTGGGTGAACTCATGGCCAGAGATGCTTTGAATAGAGAGGAGTCATGTGGTGGCCACTTCCGTGAAGAGTACCAGACTCCCGAAGGCGAGGCAATGCGAGATGATAAGAATTTCACATTTGTTGCCGCATGGGAATATATGGGAGAAGGAGAAGAACCAAAAATGAATAAGGAAAAGCTTAATTACGAAGCAATTGAAGTAAAGCAACGGAATTATAAATAGAGGCTGAGGCGTAGGCTAAGGCTTAGGAAGGTAAGGTGTTCAAATTAGTTTTGAATTAAAAAAGAGAATGAAAAATAAAATATTACTAAACAATTAATCGGCTAAACTCAGCCTCAGCCTTATGAAGTTAAGAGTTCAAATAAGTTTTGGAACATAAAAAGAGAAAAATTAATAGATTATAATTAAACAACTAATCGGCTAACCTGAGCCTCAGCCTGAGCCTCAGCCTTTTTTTAAACAATGATAAAGTTCAACGATTTCAGAGATATGAGTGTTTGGCAGCTTGCAGTTAAGTTGTTGACAGTTATCTATAAAATCACGAATGAATATCCTGAGTCAGAAAAGTTTGGTTTAGTTTCAGATATGAGAAGAGCAGCTAACTCCATTTGTCACAATGTTGCTGAAGGATATGGACGTTTTGAAGCAAGAGATAAAACAAGATTTTACAAAATAGCAAGAGGAAGTAGCTATGAATTAATTAGTCAATTGACTGTTTCGGCAGTTTTAGGTTATATTTCAGAATCTGAATCCGATCAGCATATTGTAGAAAATAAACAAATAATAAAAGAATTAGATTCATTAATTAATGCAGTTGAAAACAGAAGCTAAGTAATGAGTAGGTGGCTAACCTTAGCCTCAGCCTCAGCCTTAGCCTAAATAGAAAAAACATGGATTTCAAACTGAAAATTTGGAAACAAAAAAACCCAGGATCAAAAGGGAAATTTGTCAATTTTGAAGTAAAGGGAATTTCTTCAGATACTTCATTCCTGGAAATGCTGGATATTTTGAATGAAGATTTGGTTAACAAAGGTGACGAACCAGTTGTTTTTGATCACGATTGCCGCGAAGGAATTTGTGGAATGTGTAGTCTTTATATCAATGGACATCCACACGGACCAGATGATGCCATTACTACATGCCAATTACATATGCGCAAATTTAAAGATGGCGAAACCATTACGATTGAACCATTTCGTGCACGACCATTTCCTGTTATTAAGGATTTGATGATCGATCGTTCAGCATTGGATATCATCATTCAGGCTGGCGGTTACACATCAGCTTCAACGGGTGGAGTTCCTGATGCCAATGCGATTTTGATTTCAAAGTATAAATCAGATTTAGCAATGGATGCAGCTTCATGTATAGGCTGTGGTGCATGTGTGGCTTCATGTAAAAATGCATCAGCCATGTTGTTCGTTTCAGCCAAAGTTTCTCAAATGGCATTACTTCCACAAGGAGAACCAGAGGCTGCAATGAGGGTGATGAATATGGTTGCCGCTATGGATGAAGCAGGTTTCGGAAATTGCACCAATACGGGTGCTTGCGAAGCAGAATGTCCAAAAGAAATTAAAATTACAAATATTGCTCGCTTAAATCGTGAGTATTTGTCTGCCAGTTTTGCCAGCGAAGTATAGAAAAGGGCAAAATTCAAATATATAATAAAGGAATATTATGAAATTATTAGAAGGAAAAACGGCTTTGGTTACCGGTGCTGCTCGTGGTATTGGTAAAGCCATTGCGATGAAATATGCTGAACAAGGCGCCAATGTAGCTTTCACTGATTTGAAAAGAGATGATAACATGGAAGCTGTTGAAAAAGAACTTGAAACGTTTGGAGTGAAAGCCAAAGGCTATGCTTCTGATGCCAGTTCTTTTACCATAACAGAAAACACAGTTAAAGAAATATTAGAAGATTTTGGAACCGTTCATATTTTGGTCAACAATGCAGGTATTACCAGAGATAATTTGCTCATGCGTATGACCGAAGACCAATGGGATATGGTCATTAATGTAAATCTAAAATCGGTATTCAATGTAACCAAAGCATTGCTTTCAACATTTATGAAACAAAAATCAGGATCCATCATTAATATGGGTTCCGTAGTTGGCTTAAGTGGAAATGCTGGACAATCCAACTATTCAGCATCAAAATCAGGTCTGTTTGGATTTACAAAATCCATTGCGCAAGAAATTGGTTCAAGAAATATTAGAGTAAACGCAATTGCTCCCGGATTTATTGAAACAGATATGACCGCTGCACTTCCTGAAGATGTACGTAAGGAATGGGCTAAACAAATTCCATTACGAAGAGGTGGCAAACCTGAGGATGTTGCAGATGTTTGTGTTTTCCTCGCATCAGATTTATCAGGCTATATGACTGGTCAGGTATTGAGTGTTGATGGCGGAATGCATACTTAGAACTTGTCTAACAAACATTTAATTAGCATCTCTTTTATTCCGATTCCGATTAAAACCAGAGACCATGGTTTGATTAAACTACATGGTTTGGTTTTATATTGCTGTATATGAAATCGAATATGCATGTGGAAAAGTTAAATTCAAAATAGGATTCTATTTATTTAGTTTGCATCTTAATAATATTGATAATTGAGAGTTGATTCCTTATAGAACTAATTAAAATCGTCCAGGGAAAAATTAGTATGATTCCTACCCACTAATATGACCATAATCCATCATGAAATAGTGCTATTCAAATGCAAAATCAGCCTTAATTAGTTTAATGATTATTTGTTGAATGTCAAATTTCATAATAAGAATAGTTGCCATGAGAGGAATTAATATTTGACTAATCATGCAATATTATTGAACAAGCTTAGTTATGCATCTATTCATTGTAATTTTTAACGACAAAATTTCATGATCAAAACTATTCTATTCATAGCCTCAACTGAAACAGAATTAATTAGTCAATATTTATTGAAATCCAATTTGTATGATTTTCAGTTGTACAAAGCAGATTCGCAGCATACATATATTGAACAGATTAAAAATAACAAGCCCGAATTATTAATGCTTGATTTAAGTATTATAGAATGGAATGAGAGTGCTGCCCTGAGCCAGATACATAACACTTTCCCTGAGTTAGCTATTATTCTATTGTGTGATCCTATTCAGATTGATCTTGTCGAGAAACTACTGACCTTGGGTGCAAATGACTATATTTTTAAAACAGAGATCAATGCCCATACAATCGAAAAATCGATTTATTTTTCCTTGAAGAATAGTAATATCCCAAAACAAATCAAAAAAAACTCGGAAATAAGTAGTAATAAACCAATAGAACTTCTGGACTCTATTCATTTTCCTTTTTATATCATCAATGTTAGTGATTATAGTATTGTATTTGGAAACAAGGCTGCAGGATTGCGTCCCGGGTTGAAAACAACTTGTTATCAACTTTCACATAATCGCTCAGAAAAATGTTCAGGTAGGGATCATACCTGTCCAATGGACATTGTAAAGAGAACGAGAAAAACAGCTATTGTTGAACATATTCATAGCGATTCAAATGGTAATCTCAGGAACATCGAAGTTTATTGTCACCCCATTTTTGATCAAAGCGGAAAACTGGAATATGTTCTGGAATATTCGTTTGATATTACGGATAGCAAACGAATACTTGAGAATTATAAATTATTAAATGAAAGAAATCAAGCAATTCTAGCAGCTGTTCCTGACATTATTGTTGAAGTGAATATTGACAAAATCTATAGCTGGAGTAATCAAGCAGGATACGATTTTTTTGGTAAGGACATGATTGGCAAAGAAGCAAAATTCTACTTTGAGGGAGAACAAGATACCTATGATGATGTGAAATCGATTTTTGAAGGAAAGGAAGATATTTTATATCTTAGAAGTTGGCAAAGACGAAAAGATGGCGAAAAACGGTTACTTGGCTGGTGGTGTAAAGCATTTAAGAACTCTAATGGAGAGATTATTGGAGTCATTTCTACCGCTAGAGATGTTACTGATCGTCAACAAATGGTTGAGTCATTGCGCATGAGCGACAATAAGCATAAAACCATTTTACGTACTGCAATGGATGGCTATTGGCGGGTTGACTTGGATGGTCGTTTTCTGGAAGTAAATGATGCATATTGTGAAATGAGTGGATATAGTGAAAGGGAACTCTTATCTATGAGGATTACACATGTTGAAGCACTGGAATCAAATGAAGATATTAGTGTTCGAATAAATCGAATAGTTGAAAAAGGTACAGAACGTTTTGAATCGCAGCACCGACACAAAGAAGGACACATTTTTGATGTGGAGGTTAGTGTAAAGCATATTCATTCAGGTCAAGAGGAGCTCATTGTTTTTCTTCATGATATTACTTCCAGAAAAAGGATTTTTAAGGAATTAACCAAAAGTAGAGAAGA includes the following:
- the fabG gene encoding 3-oxoacyl-[acyl-carrier-protein] reductase — encoded protein: MKLLEGKTALVTGAARGIGKAIAMKYAEQGANVAFTDLKRDDNMEAVEKELETFGVKAKGYASDASSFTITENTVKEILEDFGTVHILVNNAGITRDNLLMRMTEDQWDMVINVNLKSVFNVTKALLSTFMKQKSGSIINMGSVVGLSGNAGQSNYSASKSGLFGFTKSIAQEIGSRNIRVNAIAPGFIETDMTAALPEDVRKEWAKQIPLRRGGKPEDVADVCVFLASDLSGYMTGQVLSVDGGMHT
- a CDS encoding succinate dehydrogenase cytochrome b subunit, whose translation is MSWFTSTLTSSIGKKLIMSLAGLFLITFLLVHLGINLLVLLEDNMYFNKAAHFMGTNILIKIFEFVLFGGFIIHVIYALILQVQNWLARPVRYKVENLTNQTSFFSKYMIHTAIIIGVFLAIHLADFYIKAKFLGEIGDVFYGGKEYHDMAALIEAKFLLGGFVIFYIIALLFLAFHLNHGFQSAFQTLGIEHKKYTPFIKLLGVLYSILVPLGYAIIPLIIYFGK
- a CDS encoding four helix bundle protein, which translates into the protein MIKFNDFRDMSVWQLAVKLLTVIYKITNEYPESEKFGLVSDMRRAANSICHNVAEGYGRFEARDKTRFYKIARGSSYELISQLTVSAVLGYISESESDQHIVENKQIIKELDSLINAVENRS
- the era gene encoding GTPase Era, with protein sequence MSDFKAGFVNIFGYPNAGKSTLTNAFIGEEISIVTKKVQTTRQRLLGLLTTKEFQIVFSDTPGILDPHYELQKTMMSDIEGAFEDADIILYITELNDNFDKHLPYVEKIKKLNVPFYLLINKIDLGEQKKLEQKVEAWEKYVDKKQIVPISALHKFNVITLLEEIKNQLPVHEAFYADDILTDKSERYIASEMIRKQIFLNYEQEIPYSTEVVVSSFKEEEKIIYINADIYVSRRTQKPIIIGKGGKMLKIVGTESRKEMELFFNKKVYLELYVRIKENWRNKPEDLRRFGYKH
- a CDS encoding fumarate reductase/succinate dehydrogenase flavoprotein subunit, translated to MVKINSKTPEGPIEKKWSNYKAHQALVNPANKRKIDIIVIGTGLAGASAAASLGELGFNVKNFCFQDSPRRAHSIAAQGGINAAKNYPNDGDSVYRLFYDTVKGGDYRARESNVYRLAEVSNSIIDQCVAQGVPFAREYSGMLDNRSFGGAQVSRTFYARGQTGQQLLLGAYGALSKEISKGSVKMYTRHEMLDLVVVEGRARGIIARNLITGELERHSAHAVVIATGGYGNVFFLSTNAMGSNVTAAWKVYKKGSFFGNPSFTQIHPTCIPVHGDFQSKLTLMSESLRNDGRIWVPKNKEDVERLRKGEIKPKDLSEEQRDYYLERRYPAFGNLVPRDVASRAAKERCDGGYGVGETGLAVYLDFASAIERLGKDVIEARYGNLFQMYHKIVDENPYETPMMIYPAVHYTMGGIWVDYELQTSVPGLFAIGEANFSDHGANRLGASALMQGLADGYFVLPFTIQSYLSDQIGVPRYSTELPEFAEAEKATHERLEKLINVKGTHTVDHFHKLLGKIMWEHVGMSRNKEGLAHAIKAIQELKEEFWKDVRIPGELKEVNTELEKAARVADFFELGELMARDALNREESCGGHFREEYQTPEGEAMRDDKNFTFVAAWEYMGEGEEPKMNKEKLNYEAIEVKQRNYK
- a CDS encoding succinate dehydrogenase/fumarate reductase iron-sulfur subunit — protein: MDFKLKIWKQKNPGSKGKFVNFEVKGISSDTSFLEMLDILNEDLVNKGDEPVVFDHDCREGICGMCSLYINGHPHGPDDAITTCQLHMRKFKDGETITIEPFRARPFPVIKDLMIDRSALDIIIQAGGYTSASTGGVPDANAILISKYKSDLAMDAASCIGCGACVASCKNASAMLFVSAKVSQMALLPQGEPEAAMRVMNMVAAMDEAGFGNCTNTGACEAECPKEIKITNIARLNREYLSASFASEV